One region of Acropora muricata isolate sample 2 chromosome 13, ASM3666990v1, whole genome shotgun sequence genomic DNA includes:
- the LOC136897015 gene encoding tyrosine kinase receptor Cad96Ca-like yields the protein METLNAEVDKWEISRKRITLEEVIGSGSFGTVWRAVLSSGTGQPGIQFVAAKCFTPTSGEEGRTSIMKEIGLGKELGDSPQENIVQFIGCVTTQIHPILIMEYLPCGDLLGFLRKSRGIVDKYYRGEGEVAKLKTYDLVSFANQIATGMVFLATRGIIHRDLAARNVLLDKNCVCKVADFGLYYHNFRYGHGNAKKGCVPVKWTAPEVLFGDIAKLSSKSDVWSYGIVLYEIFTMGGIPYPGWSEGRTIEELRKGYRMPKPPHIDSSLYHLMNTCWQEEPMIRPEFLHLRNKLREFIEKELYLGLMDQSKYDGLKYLDVENVEDVFAADEPLSRNKWSSLKH from the exons ATGGAGACGTTAAATGCTGAGGTGGATAAATGGGAGATATCACGTAAACGTATAACTCTTGAAGAAGTCATTGGCTCAGGATCATTTGGAACTGTTTGGCGAGCAGTTTTGAGTAGTGGAACTGGACAACCAGGCATACAGTTTGTTGCAGCAAAGTGCTTTACAC CCACTTCTGGGGAGGAAGGACGAACGTCTATCATGAAAGAAATTGGATTGGGGAAAGAGCTTGGAGACAGCCCTCAGGAAAATATTGTGCAGTTTATTGGCTGTGTAACCACGCAGA TACACCCAATTCTGATCATGGAGTACCTACCCTGTGGAGATCTTCTTGGCTTTCTGaggaagagccgtggaattGTTGACAAATATTATCGCGGAGAAGGAGAGGTAGCGAAGCTGAAAACATATGACCTGGTCTCGTTTGCAAACCAGATTGCTACAGGGATGGTGTTTTTAGCAACCAGAGGG ATTATCCATCGTGATTTGGCTGCACGCAACGTCCTCCTCGATAAAAACTGTGTGTGCAAAGTGGCGGATTTTGGCTTATATTACCATAATTTTAGATATGGACATGGCAATGCTAAAAAG GGCTGCgtgccagtgaagtggacagcacCTGAGGTTCTCTTTGGGGATATTGCAAAACTTTCCAGTAAAAGTGATGT GTGGTCCTATGGAATCGTCCTCTATGAGATATTTACCATGG GAGGCATTCCATACCCGGGCTGGTCAGAAGGCAGGACAATAGAGGAATTAAGGAAGGGTTATCGCATGCCGAAACCCCCACACATCGACAGCAGTCT ATATCATTTGATGAACACTTGCTGGCAAGAAGAGCCCATGATTCGCCCAGAATTTCTTCATCTTCGCAACAAATTGCGCGAATTTATCGAAAAGGAG TTATACCTTGGGCTGATGGACCAGTCGAAGTACGATGGATTGAAATACTTAGACGTTGAAAACGTTGAAGACGTTTTTGCAGCTGATGAGCCCCTCTCAAGAAATAAATGGTCAAGTCTGAAGCACTGA
- the LOC136897012 gene encoding uncharacterized protein, which yields MRLKYIFHGQNKEPHPFHVKSTWKPPIQQSVALESYLEEVRIQLADLKFTKPKNNLSPAERKALKALKGDTEINIKKADKGTTTVVMNTQDKINEGQVQLDKGDHYRPLATPMVVDTNRKVQQLINDLYHGNHIDDMTKKWLCQTPNPPRIPEFYTLTKIHKPTPVGRPIISGCEGPTEKLSSFVDKLLQPIAQQQKSYLKNTTDFINFIEKTKVPADAVLVSMDVTSLYTNIPQEEGIQTVCTAYETFYKNEPPIPTRLLEQALRLILQENSFQFTGKNYLQTHGTAMGTKMAVAFANIFMSKVETDILSQSAFKPLVWKRYIDDIFSLWTINRDEIKQFIEQANNHHPTIKFTAEISEMETTFLDTSIYKGIRFQHDALLDVRTHFKPTETFQYTHFSSSHPPGVKKGFIKGEALRLLRTNSSKELFEEKIKNFKSHLIERGYPKNLIITTLSEVIFEDRKLALQKKQKENK from the coding sequence ATGCGTCTTAAATACATTTTTCACGGTCAAAACAAAGAACCTCATCCTTTCCACGTAAAATCGACGTGGAAACCACCAATTCAACAATCAgttgcccttgagagctacCTAGAAGAGGTTAGAATCCAACTTGCAGATTTAAAATTCACAAAGCCAAAAAACAATTTGTCACCAGCCGAGCGCAAGGCTCTCAAAGCCTTGAAAGGCGACACTGAAATAAACATCAAAAAGGCCGACAAAGGCACAACGACTGTAGTCATGAATACGCAAGATAAAATAAACGAAGGCCAAGTCCAACTGGATAAAGGAGACCACTACAGGCCTCTTGCGACACCCATGGTAGTTGACACAAACCGTAAAGTACAACAACTCATTAACGATCTCTACCACGGGAATCACATAGACGACATGACTAAAAAATGGCTTTGTCAAACACCAAATCCGCCTCGCATTCCAGAATTCTACACCCTCACCAAGATACACAAGCCGACCCCGGTCGGTAGACCAATAATATCGGGGTGTGAAGGCCCTACAGAGAAACTATCATCATTCGTTGACAAATTACTTCAGCCTATAGCACAACAGCAGAAGTCGTATCTGAAAAATACTACCGACTTCATTAActtcatagagaaaacaaaagtcCCAGCGGACGCTGTACTTGTTTCAATGGACGTAACGAGTCTCTACACAAATATACCACAAGAGGAGGGAATTCAAACAGTATGCACAGCATACGAGACATTCTATAAAAATGAGCCTCCTATCCCTACACGACTACTTGAACAAGCGCTAAGGCTAATCCTACAAGAAAACTCATTCCAGTTTACTGGAAAAAACTACCTACAAACACATGGGACTGCCATGGGTACAAAAATGGCAGTTGCCTTTGCTAATATATTCATGAGCAAGGTAGAAACAGACATCTTAAGCCAAAGCGCATTTAAACCGCTCGTTTGGAAGCGTTATATAGATGATATATTCTCGCTCTGGACTATCAACAGAGACGAAATAAAACAGTTCATTGAACAAGCAAACAACCATCACCCCACGattaaatttacggctgaaatttccgaaatGGAAACAACATTCCTGGATACCAGCATCTATAAAGGCATAAGATTCCAACACGACGCACTCCTTGACGTGCGTACTCATTTCAAGCCTACTGAGACGTTTCAATACACTCATTTCAGTTCGTCTCACCCACCGGGAGTTAAaaaaggcttcatcaaagggGAGGCTCTGAGACTTCTCAGAACAAATTCTTCAAAAgaattatttgaagaaaaaataaagaacttcAAATCACATTTAATAGAGAGAGGTTATCCAAAAAATCTCATTATCACCACCCTCTCAGAGGTGATTTTTGAAGACAGGAAGCTAgccctccaaaaaaaacaaaaggaaaataagtGA
- the LOC136897018 gene encoding neural cell adhesion molecule 2-like — translation MRVEHDLVIPNIGQRSRCFHVATEKILQLLHIKLIAFIPLTSVAKFVQRTKEQKIISGGSGIIHCSALGNPAPHFKWSRKDGRSLQSRRFIQLANGSLMVKSIQRSDKGIYTCTIHQSRGSESTSEKSEEIVVTVIEKPTVIMSSKPHRSLIEGERLTLTCQANEDAKEIRWNKDDVPVNSRANIYPIGNNSTLVIENVLTSDSGKYSCKTVNKAGSASSSVDIRVTAKTTLQWYFIVGPLLAVIILGFIVLHLWKRRIAGTYTTSNNETAQLQFARNTKSNYCFLTVKITFLCSPSKSTY, via the exons ATGCGTGTAGAACATGACCTTGTAATACCGAACATTGGCCAAAGAAGCAGGTGTTTTCATGTGGCGACGGAAAAAATACTACAATTACTGCACATAAAATTAATTGCATTTATTCCATTAACGTCCGTAGCTAAATTCGTACAAAGaactaaagaacaaaaaatcATAAGTGGAGGATCTGGCATTATACATTGTAGTGCCCTGGGAAATCCTGCTCCTCATTTTAAATGGAGCAGGAAAGACGGACGAAGTTTGCAGAGCAGGAGATTCATTCAATTGGCAAATGGGAGCCTGATGGTGAAGTCAATACAGAGATCAGATAAGGGAATTTACACCTGTACGATTCACCAGTCCAGAGGATCTGAATCAACCAGTGAAAAATCGGAAGAAATTGTCGTTACGGTCATAG AAAAACCAACTGTCATCATGTCTTCAAAACCACACCGCTCACTAATAGAAGGTGAACGACTTACACTGACTTGCCAGGCTAATGAAGATGCTAAGGAAATACGATGGAACAAAGATGATGTTCCTGTGAATTCAAGGGCCAACATTTATCCGATCGGGAACAACAGCACTCTTGTTATAGAAAACgttctgacttctgacagtGGTAAATATTCCTGCAAGACAGTCAACAAGGCAGGCTCTGCATCGTCTTCTGTTGATATCAGAGTTACAG ctaaaACAACTTTACAGTGGTACTTTATTGTTGGCCCATTGCTTGCTGTAATAATATTAGGATTCATTGTATTGCACCTTTGGAAAAGACGAATTGCTGGTACGTATACAACCTCTAATAACGAAACGGCACAACTTCAATTTGCTCGCAATACCAAATCAAATTACTGTTTTTTGACAGTGAAAATTACTTTTTTATGCTCTCCATCAAAATCAACATATTAG